In the Vogesella sp. XCS3 genome, CATCGGCAACCTGTAAACTCGCTGCGGCCAAGGTGCCGTAGCGACAGCAAAAACCTAAAGGAATACATCATGCCGCGTATCATCGTGCTGCCTCACGCCGACCTGTGCCCCGATGGCGCCGTTATCGACGACGTTGCCACCGGCACCACCGTCTGCGATGCCCTGCTGGCGAGCGATATCGAAATCGAACACGCCTGCGAAATGTCCTGCGCCTGCACCACCTGTCACATCGTGGTGCGCGAAGGCTTCAACTCGCTGCCACCGTCCGACGAGCTGGAAGACGACATGCTGGACAAGGCCTGGGGGCTGGAGGCGCAATCCCGCCTGTCTTGCCAGGCTATCGTGACCGATGAAGACCTGGTGGTAGAGATCCCGCGTTACACCATCAACCACGCCCGCGAGCACCACTAAGGAGCCTGGCCATGAAATGGACCGACATCAACCAGATTGCCATCGAACTGTACGATAGCCAGCCGGATACCGACCCGAAAACCGTGCGCTTCACCGACCTGCACAACTGGGTAGTGAACCTGCCAGGTTTTGACGACGACCACAGCCGCGGTGGCGAAAAAGTGCTGGAAGCCATCCAGCAAGCCTGGATAGACGAGGCCGAATAAACCCCGCCTACGCCCTGCCTTGCGCAGGGCGTTTTGCTATTCTGGCCGGGAAAATCCGTGCGCAGGCGCTATAAACAGCTCAGGCAGATCGGCACTGCAGCGCTTGCCTTTGGCATGTTGTGCCAATACTGAGAAAAGTAGTGGTGGCCTGCACGCTAACTCATTAGAATGGCGCGTTTTTTTTCACATTCAGGCAAGGTTATTATGTCGACACCGTTCATTATCGGCGTCGCTGGCGGCAGCGGCAGCGGCAAAACCACGGTGACCCGCAAGGTGCTGGAAACCATCGGCACCGAGATGGCCGCGGTAATCGTGCAGGACTACTACTACCGCGATCAAAGCCACCTCACGTTTGAACAACGCCTGAGCACCAACTACGACCACCCGCACGCTTTCGACTGGCCACTGCTGATCGAACACATCGACGACCTGCGCAATGGCCGCGCCATCGAGATGCCGGTATACGATTTTTCCAATCACACCCGCGCCGAAGAAACGGTCACCCTGCAGCCGGCACCGGTGATCGTGATCGAGGGCCTGTTCCCGCTGTACGACGCCGCCCTGCGCGAGATGATGTCGCTGAAGATCTTTGTGGATACCGACCCGGACGTACGCTTTATCCGCCGCCTGAAGCGCGATATCGCCGAGCGCGGCCGCACCACCGACAACGTGATCGAGCAGTATCT is a window encoding:
- the iscX gene encoding Fe-S cluster assembly protein IscX — translated: MKWTDINQIAIELYDSQPDTDPKTVRFTDLHNWVVNLPGFDDDHSRGGEKVLEAIQQAWIDEAE
- the udk gene encoding uridine kinase, with translation MSTPFIIGVAGGSGSGKTTVTRKVLETIGTEMAAVIVQDYYYRDQSHLTFEQRLSTNYDHPHAFDWPLLIEHIDDLRNGRAIEMPVYDFSNHTRAEETVTLQPAPVIVIEGLFPLYDAALREMMSLKIFVDTDPDVRFIRRLKRDIAERGRTTDNVIEQYLGTVRPMHNQFIEPTKRFADVILPHGANDPAVDIITTKVASLIHQAG
- the fdx gene encoding ISC system 2Fe-2S type ferredoxin, which translates into the protein MPRIIVLPHADLCPDGAVIDDVATGTTVCDALLASDIEIEHACEMSCACTTCHIVVREGFNSLPPSDELEDDMLDKAWGLEAQSRLSCQAIVTDEDLVVEIPRYTINHAREHH